The following proteins are co-located in the Sulfurospirillum deleyianum DSM 6946 genome:
- a CDS encoding Ppx/GppA phosphatase family protein, protein MSKRTAIIDIGSNSARMAIFERSSRFAFHLINETKGRVRIGEGAYNFGGVLQEPALKRAFNTLEEFTAIIQSYHCEKVFCIATSALRDAPNASVLLNQIRQNLQLNIKIIDGKKEAYYGAIGALNYLRELDEAVTIDIGGGSTELAKIENGIVVDTFSLNIGTVRLKELFFDKKAPLNSIRLFIDTLLEKIPERFTCKTIIGIGGTLRSLSKIIMERTNYPLKTVHGFEYALEDHRPFIDAIVNADVLGLKALGVRKDRYDTMREGCIIFQSIAKKFMANTIITSGAGIREGVYLCDLLRTNHHKFPSNFKLSLRSLKDRFSLTEKENLSIKRVALSLFDVLQPLHNMMETYKYELGIACELCNIGIKLGFYQNNLHSFYFVLNNLNYGFSHQQKILIATLIKYQSNKLPLEEEIAPYKTVLPELKTLNWLSFLLSLAKTLNHDMSQEKIAFQYQNHTLTIETDKKLFLAREHIKQMVKPASFAIIIK, encoded by the coding sequence ATGTCTAAACGTACGGCCATTATAGATATAGGTTCCAACTCTGCTAGAATGGCTATCTTTGAGAGAAGTAGCCGTTTTGCTTTCCATCTGATCAACGAAACAAAAGGTCGTGTACGAATTGGAGAAGGGGCGTATAACTTTGGTGGTGTCCTACAAGAACCCGCACTAAAAAGAGCCTTTAATACATTAGAAGAGTTTACTGCCATCATTCAGAGTTATCACTGTGAAAAAGTCTTTTGTATTGCCACATCAGCGCTTCGTGATGCACCTAACGCTTCTGTTCTTTTAAACCAAATTCGCCAAAATCTTCAACTTAATATCAAAATTATTGATGGAAAAAAAGAGGCGTATTATGGAGCGATTGGGGCGTTAAATTATCTAAGAGAACTTGATGAAGCCGTTACCATTGACATTGGCGGTGGTTCAACAGAACTTGCTAAAATCGAAAATGGTATTGTTGTCGATACCTTTTCTCTGAATATAGGAACAGTACGACTGAAAGAACTCTTTTTTGATAAAAAAGCTCCCCTAAACAGTATTCGACTCTTTATTGACACTTTGCTGGAAAAAATCCCTGAGCGGTTTACATGTAAAACCATCATTGGCATAGGTGGGACACTGCGTTCCCTCTCGAAAATCATTATGGAGAGAACGAATTACCCTCTTAAAACAGTCCATGGTTTTGAATATGCCTTAGAGGATCATAGGCCTTTCATTGATGCGATTGTGAATGCGGATGTTTTAGGATTGAAAGCATTGGGTGTTCGAAAAGACCGTTATGATACGATGCGAGAAGGATGTATTATTTTTCAATCCATTGCTAAAAAATTTATGGCAAATACTATCATTACCAGTGGTGCAGGAATTCGAGAAGGCGTCTATCTCTGTGATTTATTGCGTACAAACCATCATAAATTTCCCTCTAATTTCAAGCTAAGTCTTAGAAGTCTCAAAGATCGTTTTTCTCTAACGGAAAAAGAAAATCTTTCAATCAAACGTGTTGCTTTATCGCTTTTTGACGTCTTGCAACCTTTACATAACATGATGGAAACTTACAAATATGAGTTAGGTATAGCGTGTGAACTCTGTAATATTGGTATTAAACTTGGATTTTATCAAAATAATCTCCATAGCTTTTACTTTGTACTCAATAATCTTAACTATGGTTTTTCACACCAACAAAAGATTTTGATTGCAACACTTATTAAATACCAAAGTAATAAACTTCCTCTTGAAGAAGAAATTGCACCCTATAAAACCGTTCTCCCAGAACTTAAAACACTTAATTGGCTTAGCTTTTTACTATCCCTTGCCAAAACACTCAACCACGATATGAGCCAAGAGAAAATAGCTTTTCAGTACCAAAATCACACATTAACTATTGAAACAGATAAGAAGTTATTTCTTGCAAGAGAACATATTAAACAGATGGTAAAACCTGCATCATTTGCGATTATTATTAAGTAG
- a CDS encoding YfhL family 4Fe-4S dicluster ferredoxin yields MSLMITEECIACDACRDECPNGAIEESDPIYIIDPDVCTECVGHYDEPACISVCPVECIIPDPDNIESVEELKLKYEQLNSDN; encoded by the coding sequence ATGTCTTTAATGATTACGGAAGAGTGTATTGCGTGCGATGCTTGTCGCGATGAATGTCCCAATGGAGCAATTGAAGAATCTGATCCTATTTATATTATTGATCCAGACGTCTGTACAGAATGTGTAGGACACTATGATGAACCTGCATGTATTTCAGTATGTCCTGTTGAATGTATTATTCCTGATCCAGATAATATTGAGAGCGTTGAAGAGTTAAAACTAAAATACGAACAGCTCAATAGCGATAATTAA
- a CDS encoding beta-ketoacyl-ACP synthase III produces MYASLKSIGAYAPERILNNFHLEEMVETSDEWIEKRTGIKERRIASEDESTSDLGVKAAEQAIERAGIAKEEIDLIICATLSPDYLCMPSTACVIAGKLGIHNVMAFDISAACSGFVYMLSMAKAFIESGMKKNILLIGAEKISSLVDYTDRGTCILFGDGAGAAIIGRTEDKNEAIVDIHASADGRYGELLMTPGCGSKYPCSQETLDNKLNFIKMQGNDVYKIAVKTLTNDVIDILEKNNVQVSDVDHFIPHQANLRIIEAVRTKLEFPLEKTVLTVAKYGNTSAASIPMAMNDAYEQGRIKKGDLMLLDTFGGGFTWASALVRFGGH; encoded by the coding sequence GTGTACGCATCTTTAAAATCCATTGGGGCTTATGCTCCTGAACGCATTTTAAATAATTTTCATCTCGAAGAAATGGTTGAAACCAGTGATGAATGGATTGAAAAACGTACAGGTATTAAAGAAAGACGCATTGCTTCAGAAGATGAGTCTACGAGTGATTTAGGTGTCAAAGCAGCAGAACAAGCGATAGAAAGAGCGGGCATTGCTAAAGAAGAGATTGATTTAATTATCTGTGCCACACTCTCCCCTGATTATTTGTGTATGCCTTCAACAGCGTGTGTGATTGCAGGAAAACTTGGCATACATAATGTCATGGCATTTGATATCAGTGCAGCATGTAGTGGATTTGTCTATATGCTTTCTATGGCAAAGGCTTTTATTGAGTCGGGAATGAAGAAAAATATTTTGCTTATTGGCGCTGAGAAAATTAGCAGTCTTGTTGATTATACGGATCGAGGAACGTGTATTTTATTTGGTGATGGTGCGGGGGCTGCGATTATTGGTCGAACGGAAGATAAAAATGAAGCCATTGTGGATATTCATGCATCCGCAGATGGACGTTATGGTGAACTTTTGATGACACCAGGATGTGGTTCAAAATATCCTTGTTCTCAAGAAACACTGGATAATAAACTTAATTTTATTAAAATGCAGGGAAATGATGTCTATAAAATCGCTGTGAAAACACTGACCAATGATGTGATTGATATTTTGGAAAAAAATAATGTACAAGTCTCTGATGTAGATCATTTTATTCCACATCAGGCAAACCTACGTATTATTGAGGCGGTACGTACCAAACTAGAATTTCCACTTGAAAAAACCGTACTGACTGTTGCCAAATATGGCAATACTTCCGCAGCTTCTATTCCGATGGCAATGAACGATGCTTATGAACAAGGGCGTATTAAAAAAGGTGATTTAATGCTTTTAGATACGTTTGGTGGCGGATTTACATGGGCAAGTGCTTTGGTGAGATTTGGTGGTCATTAA
- the hsrA gene encoding homeostatic response regulator transcription factor HsrA: MRILIVEDEVTLNKTIAEGLQEFGYQTDSSENYKDAEYYIGIRNYDLVLTDWMLPDGDGVDLINLIKQKSPRTAAVIISAKDDKESEIKALKAGADDYIRKPFDFDILVARIEARLRFGGTNVIKIDDLTIDPDEEKITYKGQEIELKGKPFEVLTHLARHSDQIVSKEQLLDAIWEEPELVTPNVIEVAINQIRQKMDKPLEISTIETVRRRGYRFCFPKKV; encoded by the coding sequence ATGCGAATTTTAATCGTAGAAGACGAAGTAACCCTCAATAAAACCATCGCAGAAGGCTTACAAGAGTTTGGGTACCAAACAGACAGCTCAGAGAACTATAAAGATGCAGAATACTACATTGGTATTCGTAATTATGACCTCGTTTTAACCGATTGGATGCTTCCAGATGGTGATGGCGTTGATCTTATCAACCTCATTAAACAAAAATCACCTCGAACTGCTGCGGTCATTATCTCTGCAAAAGATGACAAAGAGAGTGAAATCAAAGCGCTCAAAGCAGGTGCGGATGATTATATTCGAAAACCATTCGATTTTGATATTTTAGTCGCACGTATCGAAGCACGCCTTCGTTTTGGTGGTACGAACGTCATTAAAATTGACGATTTAACCATTGATCCAGATGAAGAAAAAATCACCTACAAAGGTCAAGAGATTGAGCTTAAAGGTAAACCGTTTGAAGTCTTAACACACCTTGCACGCCACAGTGATCAAATTGTTTCTAAAGAACAACTCTTAGATGCTATCTGGGAAGAGCCAGAGCTGGTTACACCAAACGTTATTGAAGTTGCTATTAACCAAATTCGTCAAAAAATGGATAAACCATTAGAAATCTCAACCATTGAGACAGTAAGACGAAGAGGTTATAGATTTTGCTTTCCCAAAAAAGTATAA
- the plsY gene encoding glycerol-3-phosphate 1-O-acyltransferase PlsY has protein sequence MEFLFNINVQFYILAYLIGGIPCGLLFAKLFTGKDIREAGSGSIGATNVLRVLKETNPKLAKKLAILTVICDAFKGIAVLLLAKILHLEIATLWAIAIFAIVGHCYSPYLKFEGGKGVATGAGVLLVMLPIETLIAFFTWFIVGKVLKISSLSSLLALCALLSSSYIIHYDLEGIHTHAPLWIIAFVIVYKHVPNIIRLFQGQETKVI, from the coding sequence GTGGAATTTCTCTTTAATATCAACGTTCAATTTTATATTTTGGCTTATCTTATCGGAGGTATTCCTTGTGGATTACTTTTTGCAAAACTCTTTACAGGAAAAGATATCAGAGAAGCTGGAAGTGGAAGCATTGGTGCGACCAATGTTTTACGTGTCCTCAAAGAAACCAACCCAAAATTAGCAAAAAAATTGGCTATTTTAACTGTTATTTGTGACGCCTTTAAAGGAATTGCTGTCCTACTTCTAGCCAAAATATTACATCTTGAGATAGCAACGCTTTGGGCAATCGCTATTTTTGCCATTGTGGGACATTGTTACAGTCCGTACTTAAAATTTGAAGGTGGCAAAGGTGTCGCCACAGGAGCAGGTGTTCTTTTAGTCATGCTTCCCATTGAAACACTTATTGCTTTTTTCACATGGTTTATTGTGGGCAAAGTTCTTAAAATCTCTTCACTCTCCTCACTCTTGGCACTGTGTGCTCTGCTCTCTTCTTCGTACATTATTCATTATGATTTAGAAGGCATTCACACCCATGCACCTTTATGGATTATCGCTTTTGTGATTGTTTATAAACATGTTCCCAACATTATCCGACTTTTTCAAGGTCAAGAAACCAAAGTTATCTAA
- the rpmF gene encoding 50S ribosomal protein L32 has product MAVPKRRVSKTRAAKRRTHYKVTLPMPVKDSDGTWKMPHRVNKTTGEYKN; this is encoded by the coding sequence ATGGCAGTACCTAAGAGACGTGTAAGCAAAACAAGAGCTGCAAAAAGAAGAACTCACTACAAAGTGACACTTCCTATGCCTGTAAAAGATAGTGATGGCACATGGAAAATGCCTCATAGAGTGAACAAAACAACAGGCGAATATAAAAACTAA
- a CDS encoding FolB domain-containing protein: MQIDIKNLTFETIIGILEEERYTPQKVVLHVKMDYDYRENSFINYADVASFLEAHMNEMRYGLLEDALNDLSKKLKTSYPQISKLTLKIVKPTILSNALVGVSHKTNYEKN, translated from the coding sequence ATGCAGATTGATATTAAAAACTTAACGTTTGAGACCATCATTGGTATTCTTGAAGAAGAACGGTATACCCCTCAAAAAGTAGTGTTACATGTAAAGATGGATTATGATTATAGAGAAAATTCTTTTATTAATTATGCAGATGTCGCCTCCTTTTTAGAAGCTCACATGAATGAAATGCGCTATGGGCTTCTTGAAGATGCTTTAAATGATTTATCCAAAAAATTAAAAACGAGCTATCCTCAAATTTCTAAATTGACCCTCAAAATTGTAAAACCCACTATTCTTTCAAATGCCTTAGTTGGGGTATCGCATAAAACAAATTACGAGAAAAATTAA
- the bamA gene encoding outer membrane protein assembly factor BamA → MKKITALSLIVATSLYAVPLKSIQFDGLIRLSPEMASEMIDMKAGDSVDMEKIDKAIKTLYKQNYFEDIWIEDGGEGSLVVHVKEKPVIAKVDFTGISENDVEEMHKISGVKKGEVYDPERAESAKQKIVKFYEEKGYFDTVVEVKTAPLNEKLSTSLDFIINRGENVVIKNVALCGSKALDYDDVEPTIANKSEEWLPWMWGFNDGKLRLNDLEHDSARIKDAYMQKGYLDCKVSQPFLKTYMDSYTADLVYSVSEGEQYTIGDIAIEIPEGFIDTQETIKEMFLQNGKVFNVAKLRKDMTLIETKVADLGYAFVKVMPDVKSDKTKHVANITYRVLPGDKVYINSVRIAGNSRTIDRVVRREIYLADGELYRRTDVTDTKSALKRTGYFEDVEIKEERLSKNSMDLAINVKEASTGSIGGGIGYGSSDGLLLSANLSDGNIFGSGLRAGIDVERSDSELNGGISLSNPRLFDSVYSLSGRIYAADNDFDYYDEERYGINVVLGRKIARHWGVSLGYIIEQNKLSELDSELTPYKDILWTDETTIKSSVVPGISFNNTDDYYLPRSGISASSTLEIAGLGGDEKFASSVNKFAYYYGLQDVIDYDLIFRYKAQFKYLAIDDADEKYSFGEKFYMGGVRTVRGYESNSLSPKIPGKDVLIGGNTMFVNTVEFSFPLVERLKMRGALFFDYGMIGEDDLNIKRGGTGVALEWISPLGPIGLIFAQPVMDKSGDEKASFEFTIGQKF, encoded by the coding sequence ATGAAAAAAATAACTGCTCTGTCTCTCATTGTTGCAACATCTTTGTACGCAGTACCGTTGAAAAGTATTCAGTTTGATGGATTAATTCGTCTCTCTCCTGAGATGGCTTCTGAAATGATCGACATGAAAGCAGGTGATTCTGTTGATATGGAAAAGATCGATAAAGCCATTAAAACACTCTATAAACAAAACTATTTTGAAGATATCTGGATTGAAGATGGCGGTGAAGGTTCTTTGGTGGTGCACGTCAAAGAAAAACCTGTCATTGCTAAAGTGGATTTCACAGGAATTAGTGAAAATGATGTTGAAGAGATGCATAAAATCTCAGGTGTAAAAAAAGGTGAAGTGTATGATCCTGAAAGAGCAGAATCTGCTAAACAAAAAATCGTAAAATTTTATGAAGAAAAAGGGTATTTTGATACCGTGGTTGAAGTCAAAACAGCACCTTTAAATGAAAAGCTCTCAACGTCACTTGATTTTATCATTAACCGTGGTGAGAATGTTGTCATTAAAAATGTGGCATTGTGTGGATCAAAAGCCTTAGATTATGATGATGTAGAACCTACTATCGCCAATAAATCTGAAGAGTGGCTTCCTTGGATGTGGGGATTTAATGATGGTAAACTTAGATTGAATGATTTAGAACATGATTCTGCACGGATTAAAGATGCTTACATGCAAAAAGGGTATCTTGATTGTAAAGTGAGTCAGCCCTTCTTAAAAACGTATATGGACAGTTATACAGCTGATTTGGTTTACAGTGTCAGTGAGGGTGAACAGTATACGATAGGTGATATTGCGATTGAGATTCCAGAAGGATTTATTGATACGCAAGAGACGATAAAAGAGATGTTTTTACAAAATGGTAAAGTGTTTAACGTTGCAAAATTACGTAAGGATATGACCTTAATCGAAACAAAAGTAGCAGACCTCGGATACGCTTTTGTGAAAGTGATGCCTGATGTTAAAAGCGATAAAACAAAGCATGTCGCTAACATTACGTATCGCGTTCTCCCTGGAGATAAGGTTTATATCAATAGTGTACGTATTGCTGGAAATAGCCGAACGATTGATAGAGTGGTACGACGTGAAATTTATTTGGCTGATGGTGAACTCTACCGCAGAACAGATGTCACAGATACCAAAAGTGCGTTAAAACGAACGGGTTATTTTGAAGATGTTGAGATTAAAGAAGAGCGTTTAAGTAAAAATTCGATGGATTTAGCTATCAACGTTAAAGAAGCTTCAACAGGTTCTATTGGTGGTGGTATTGGTTATGGCTCTTCTGATGGTCTTTTGTTAAGTGCGAATCTTTCTGATGGTAACATTTTTGGTTCAGGTCTTAGAGCGGGCATTGACGTTGAGCGAAGTGATAGTGAATTAAACGGTGGTATTTCACTCTCAAATCCTCGTTTATTTGACTCTGTGTATAGTCTCAGTGGTCGAATTTATGCCGCTGATAACGACTTTGATTACTACGATGAAGAGCGATACGGAATTAATGTGGTCTTAGGACGTAAAATCGCACGCCACTGGGGTGTGTCACTGGGATATATTATTGAGCAAAATAAGTTGTCTGAGCTTGATAGCGAGTTGACACCTTATAAAGACATATTATGGACAGATGAAACAACGATTAAAAGTTCTGTCGTTCCTGGTATCTCTTTTAATAACACAGATGATTATTATTTACCACGTAGCGGTATTTCAGCGAGTAGTACGCTGGAAATTGCAGGATTAGGTGGTGATGAAAAGTTTGCAAGCAGTGTTAATAAATTTGCTTACTATTATGGTTTACAAGATGTGATTGATTATGATTTGATTTTCCGTTATAAAGCACAATTTAAATACCTTGCTATTGATGATGCTGATGAAAAATACTCTTTTGGTGAGAAGTTTTATATGGGTGGTGTTCGAACCGTTCGTGGTTATGAATCCAACTCACTCTCTCCAAAAATCCCAGGGAAAGATGTACTTATTGGTGGTAATACCATGTTTGTCAACACCGTTGAATTTAGTTTCCCATTGGTTGAGAGACTTAAGATGCGTGGAGCGCTCTTTTTTGATTATGGTATGATCGGGGAAGATGACCTTAATATTAAGCGTGGTGGTACAGGTGTTGCCCTTGAATGGATTTCACCACTTGGACCGATTGGTTTGATTTTTGCACAACCTGTGATGGATAAAAGTGGCGATGAGAAGGCGTCATTTGAATTTACTATTGGTCAAAAGTTTTAA
- a CDS encoding prephenate dehydrogenase has product MIVGIVGLGLMGGSLGLALQNTKLVSKIVGFDHNLSHCEEALRLGLVHEIVSFNEIKTCDIIFLAIPVGGIIKALQELKDVSEKTTIIDLGSTKAEILDAVPHNIRQNFIAAHPMTGTEKFGPSAAIQNLYHDKVVVLCDTDQSGDLHKNRAIQIFSHIGMKIVFMDPHSHDAHAAFISHLPHALSYALANSVMGQEDPKSILLLAAGGFRDMSRIAKSSPQMWSNIFKQNKQNILKSIEIFEEELHKSKKMMEEEDWEGLESWMSKATTLHKIL; this is encoded by the coding sequence ATGATAGTTGGAATTGTGGGATTAGGGTTAATGGGAGGCTCATTAGGATTAGCACTTCAAAATACAAAATTGGTCTCAAAAATTGTAGGGTTTGACCATAACCTTAGCCACTGTGAAGAAGCTCTTAGATTGGGGCTTGTCCATGAAATTGTCTCATTTAATGAAATTAAAACCTGCGATATTATCTTTCTAGCTATTCCTGTTGGAGGGATTATTAAAGCACTCCAAGAGCTCAAAGATGTTTCAGAAAAAACAACGATTATTGACTTAGGAAGTACGAAAGCAGAAATTCTTGATGCCGTTCCCCATAACATTCGACAAAATTTCATTGCTGCACATCCGATGACAGGTACAGAAAAATTTGGTCCTAGTGCTGCCATTCAAAATCTCTATCATGATAAAGTGGTTGTCCTATGCGATACAGATCAAAGTGGTGATTTACATAAAAATAGAGCTATTCAAATCTTCTCACATATTGGTATGAAAATTGTCTTTATGGATCCACACTCCCATGATGCCCATGCTGCTTTTATCTCACATCTTCCCCATGCGCTCAGTTATGCACTTGCCAACAGCGTTATGGGACAAGAAGACCCTAAGAGTATATTATTGCTCGCAGCAGGAGGATTTCGTGATATGAGTAGGATTGCCAAGAGTTCACCACAAATGTGGTCGAACATTTTTAAACAAAACAAACAAAATATTTTAAAATCCATTGAGATATTTGAAGAAGAGTTGCATAAATCAAAGAAAATGATGGAAGAAGAAGATTGGGAAGGGTTAGAATCGTGGATGAGTAAAGCGACGACACTGCACAAAATTTTATAA
- the plsX gene encoding phosphate acyltransferase PlsX codes for MLTIAVDAMGGDFGPAPIVEGTLHALKEREFKALLVGNVSVLKPLIPSEYLDRVSFIESTDVLDMHEAATNALKRKETSIYKAVDLVKDNVADAVVSMGHSGATMSLATLRIGRLKGVLRPAIATIMPTAVNGKVSLVLDVGANVDCKAEHLAQFAVMGEAYVKDILKVAHPKVGLLSNGEEESKGNEITKEAFLLLKQLKSFVGNVEGNNIFDGSVDVIVCDGFVGNILLKTSEGVADSITKIIKQNVRRSPLAIAGAVLMRKVFTVLKKQVDYAEYGGAPLIGINGCAIIGHGKSNAKAVKNAIFQAINFSSSNINTDIENKLAQLEL; via the coding sequence ATGCTAACAATAGCAGTTGATGCGATGGGCGGAGACTTCGGTCCCGCTCCCATTGTTGAAGGAACCCTTCATGCGCTCAAAGAGCGTGAGTTCAAAGCACTTCTTGTCGGGAACGTATCTGTTCTTAAACCTCTTATTCCATCTGAATATTTAGATCGAGTCTCTTTTATTGAATCAACCGATGTCCTAGATATGCATGAAGCAGCAACCAATGCGCTTAAGCGAAAAGAGACGTCGATTTATAAAGCTGTTGATTTAGTAAAAGATAATGTTGCTGATGCTGTGGTTTCTATGGGGCATAGTGGTGCAACCATGAGCTTGGCAACGCTTCGAATAGGAAGACTCAAAGGTGTTTTACGTCCAGCTATAGCAACCATTATGCCAACAGCCGTAAACGGAAAAGTGAGCCTTGTATTAGACGTAGGTGCTAATGTGGATTGTAAAGCTGAGCATTTGGCACAGTTTGCTGTTATGGGCGAAGCTTATGTCAAAGATATTCTAAAAGTGGCTCATCCAAAAGTTGGACTTCTCTCTAACGGAGAAGAAGAAAGCAAAGGAAATGAGATTACGAAAGAGGCTTTTTTACTTTTAAAACAACTCAAAAGCTTTGTAGGTAATGTTGAAGGTAATAATATTTTTGATGGTTCAGTTGATGTCATTGTGTGTGATGGATTTGTCGGTAATATTTTGCTGAAAACCAGTGAAGGTGTGGCAGATTCTATTACGAAAATCATCAAACAAAATGTAAGACGTTCACCCTTAGCCATTGCAGGTGCAGTTTTAATGCGTAAGGTATTTACAGTCCTTAAAAAGCAGGTGGATTATGCTGAATACGGTGGTGCTCCACTGATTGGTATTAATGGCTGTGCGATTATTGGTCATGGTAAAAGTAATGCTAAAGCCGTTAAAAATGCCATTTTTCAAGCAATTAATTTTTCAAGCTCTAACATCAATACAGACATTGAAAATAAACTTGCACAACTAGAGTTATAA
- a CDS encoding sensor histidine kinase produces MLSQKSIRDSFILQLVSASATLIVIFSVILYNYIKISIFEDITNELTKQAQVIASSRTSSVEHMGINIFNPSLSSINHPSETQVTIAIRVNQGNTIAFEHSEKNHQKFLTIFYPLEKRPHHFVSITKNISNTDILLDKIFTNVLIINLTAIFLILFYALFLSRMLVLPIRSLTNKLANMNENFLQMIDTKTLPAEFLPLGSSINKLVERIQIFVNSQKELFIGAAHELKTPLAVMKTKNEVTLLKLREAEKYIETLKSNNQTINDMNKMIGNILEIGRQEGAQFEKPIEIDLITFLKEQINNYTILAKMEEKELIARVAPKHYKLTTQPTLLVHILQNFVQNAIKFTPKYGKITVQAHLDAEGFFIYVIDEGSGIDESKDLFAPFKRYGNQTGAGLGLFLAKNAADALGAKITLKNREDAQGTIATLFLPSKKHAL; encoded by the coding sequence TTGCTTTCCCAAAAAAGTATAAGAGATAGTTTTATCTTACAATTAGTGTCTGCTTCGGCAACACTGATTGTAATCTTCTCCGTCATCCTCTATAATTACATCAAGATTTCTATTTTTGAAGATATCACGAATGAGCTAACAAAACAAGCTCAAGTCATTGCATCCTCACGTACAAGCTCTGTTGAGCACATGGGAATTAATATCTTTAATCCCTCACTCAGCTCCATTAATCATCCATCCGAAACACAAGTTACCATAGCTATCCGTGTGAATCAAGGCAATACCATTGCTTTTGAACATAGTGAAAAAAATCATCAAAAATTTCTAACTATTTTTTATCCCCTTGAAAAACGTCCTCATCATTTTGTCTCAATTACAAAAAACATCTCTAACACGGACATTTTGCTCGATAAAATTTTTACCAATGTTCTTATTATTAACTTAACTGCTATTTTTTTAATTCTCTTTTATGCCCTTTTTTTATCCCGTATGCTTGTCCTTCCCATCCGTTCTCTTACCAATAAACTAGCCAATATGAACGAAAATTTTCTTCAAATGATTGATACAAAAACCCTTCCAGCAGAATTTTTGCCACTTGGGTCTAGCATTAATAAGCTCGTAGAACGTATTCAAATCTTCGTAAACTCCCAAAAAGAGCTTTTCATTGGAGCAGCCCATGAATTAAAAACGCCTTTAGCGGTGATGAAAACGAAAAATGAAGTCACTCTTTTAAAACTCAGAGAGGCTGAAAAATATATTGAAACCCTTAAAAGTAATAACCAGACCATTAATGATATGAATAAAATGATTGGAAATATTTTAGAAATTGGTCGCCAAGAAGGTGCACAATTTGAAAAACCCATCGAAATTGACCTGATTACTTTCCTTAAAGAACAAATCAATAACTATACAATCCTAGCTAAAATGGAAGAAAAAGAGCTGATAGCACGAGTCGCACCGAAACATTATAAACTGACAACACAACCTACATTATTGGTACATATTTTACAAAATTTTGTTCAAAATGCTATAAAATTTACTCCTAAATATGGCAAAATAACCGTTCAAGCCCATTTAGATGCAGAAGGCTTTTTTATTTATGTTATTGACGAGGGTAGTGGGATTGATGAAAGCAAAGACCTTTTTGCTCCCTTTAAACGCTATGGAAATCAAACAGGTGCAGGGCTAGGACTCTTTCTTGCAAAAAATGCTGCCGATGCTTTGGGGGCTAAAATCACGTTAAAAAATAGAGAAGATGCGCAAGGAACTATTGCAACCCTCTTTCTGCCATCAAAAAAACACGCTCTTTAA